One Mobula birostris isolate sMobBir1 chromosome 4, sMobBir1.hap1, whole genome shotgun sequence DNA window includes the following coding sequences:
- the neff2 gene encoding neurofilament light polypeptide gives MSAYDPFSPLRKPWEDHRYGRTAKSSFSSSLYTMHRSSTPKRSVRTSSVSSMPELAERVDLAQVSSLNAELLTLRAQEREQLMDLNDRFATYIEKVHFLEQQNKVLLVELEALRQKQSDPSRLHQIYEEEIRGLRALVDAESAEKARMEAERERLRDVYGQAKERYEEEVRLRMEAEGELQKARESADKVLLANSDLEGSISSLVEEIAFLKKVHGEESAELAAQIQAAHLTVEVEVAKPDLSVALREIRCQYEKLAHKNMQAAEDWYRTKFATVSELASRNSQAVRSIREETAEYHRLLQSRRSEIDGLRSVIDSLQKQLESLEERQAKEVGKYQDRINELEKEIHEAKQEMARYLREYQDLLNVKMALDIEIAAYRKLLEGEEFRLSFSSLPPYS, from the exons ATGAGCGCCTACGACCCTTTCAGCCCCCTGCGGAAACCTTGGGAAGACCACCGCTATGGCCGCACCGCCAAGTCCAGCTtctcctccagcctgtacaccatgCACCGCTCGAGCACCCCCAAGCGCTCAGTGCGCACTAGCTCGGTGTCCTCGATGCCCGAGCTCGCCGAGCGGGTGGACCTGGCCCAGGTGAGCAGCCTGAACGCCGAGCTGCTGACTCTGCGCGCCCAGGAGCGGGAGCAGCTGATGGACCTCAACGACCGCTTCGCCACCTACATCGAGAAGGTGCACTTCCTGGAGCAGCAGAACAAGGTGCTGCTGGTGGAGCTGGAGGCGCTCCGCCAGAAACAGAGCGACCCGTCCCGCCTGCACCAGATCTACGAGGAGGAGATCCGGGGACTGAGGGCGCTGGTGGATGCCGAGAGCGCCGAGAAGGCCAGGATGGAGGCGGAAAGGGAGCGCCTCCGTGATGTCTACGGGCAGGCCAAGGAAAG gtacgaggaggaggtgaggCTCCGCATGGAGGCCGAAGGCGAGCTGCAGAAGGCGCGGGAGAGCGCCGACAAGGTGCTCCTGGCCAACAGCGACTTGGAGGGCTCCATCAGCTCGCTGGTGGAGGAGATCGCTTTCCTAAAGAAGGTGCACGGCGAGGAAAGTGCCGAACTGGCGGCGCAGATCCAGGCGGCGCACCTGACCGTGGAGGTGGAGGTAGCCAAGCCCGACCTGTCGGTGGCCTTGCGGGAGATCCGCTGCCAATACGAGAAGCTGGCGCACAAGAACATGCAGGCGGCCGAGGACTGGTACCGCACCAAGTTCGCCACCGTTTCCGAGCTGGCAAGCCGCAACAGCCAGGCGGTGCGCTCCATCCGCGAGGAGACGGCCGAATACCACCGGCTGCTGCAGTCCCGCCGCTCCGAGATCGACGGGCTCCGCAGTGTCATCGACTCCCTGCAGAAACAACTGGAGAGCCTGGAGGAGCGGCAAGCCAAGGAGGTTGGCAAGTACCAG GACCGCATCAATGAGCTGGAGAAGGAGATCCACGAGGCGAAGCAGGAGATGGCGCGGTACCTGAGGGAATACCAGGACCTGCTCAACGTCAAGATGGCTCTGGACATCGAGATCGCCGCCTACAG GAAACTTCTGGAAGGCGAAGAGTTCCGGCTGAGTTTCTCGTCACTGCCGCCCTACAGTTAG